A genomic window from Salvia splendens isolate huo1 chromosome 11, SspV2, whole genome shotgun sequence includes:
- the LOC121756235 gene encoding fruit protein pKIWI501-like: MATETVASDHLAPAEMKKVEAECESAEAKIEEKKIEGDVKDGVAEEKVEDKAVAVEDVRAAPEPTQEKVEDKKPVEEELTKEKLDDKVESAQEKVDDKKVEDVPVVEAEPEPAPAEKQVEEKCVEESSEVKLEEPAKVVDGPAEVIEKKEEKAEETPAQVVEEAVEQVEKGAEPTECSAEPAKSEADPASQTEENKVESNVKTEEKGAEAEKIEPKSDVAEEKSVVAEELVEADAKPETEAVEKACGDEATPKDIKPEEAAKDEAKLVEEKKVDETVKETVETKVKTQKQSLVKIVKQSLVKARKAITGKSKTAAPTEAKDDGNK, translated from the exons ATGGCTACTGAGACTGTTGCATCAGATCATCTTGCCCCTGCTGAG ATGAAGAAAGTTGAAGCAGAGTGTGAATCAGCAGAAGCAAAGATAGAGGAGAAGAAAATTGAGGGTGATGTCAAGGATGGTGTTGCTGAGGAAAAGGTTGAGGATAAGGCTGTCGCGGTCGAAGATGTGAGGGCTGCTCCCGAACCAACTCAAGAAAAGGTCGAGGATAAGAAGCCGGTGGAAGAGGAATTAACGAAAGAGAAGCTCGATGATAAGGTTGAATCAGCTCAAGAAAAGGTTGATGACAAGAAAGTCGAGGATGTTCCAGTGGTCGAAGCAGAACCTGAGCCTGCTCCTGCTGAGAAGCAAGTGGAGGAGAAGTGTGTTGAGGAGTCTAGTGAAGTGAAGTTGGAGGAGCCAGCAAAAGTGGTTGATGGGCCAGCTGAGGTTATTGAGAAGAAAGAGGAAAAGGCCGAAGAAACGCCTGCTCAAGTGGTCGAAGAGGCAGTTGAGCAAGTAGAGAAAGGGGCCGAACCAACTGAATGTTCTGCTGAGCCAGCCAAATCTGAGGCTGATCCGGCTTCCCAAACcgaagaaaataaagtagaatcGAATGTGAAAACAGAAGAGAAAGGTGCTGAGGCTGAGAAGATTGAACCAAAAAGTGATGTGGCTGAAGAGAAAAGTGTTGTGGCTGAAGAATTGGTAGAGGCTGATGCAAAGCCAGAAACTGAAGCTGTCGAAAAGGCCTGTGGAGACGAAGCGACACCCAAAGACATCAAACCGGAGGAGGCAGCAAAAGATGAAGCCAAATTGGTggaagagaaaaaagttgatgAGACAGTAAAGGAAACTGTTGAAACTAAGGTGAAGACTCAGAAGCAGTCTCTTGTTAAGATCGTGAAGCAGTCGCTGGTGAAGGCAAGGAAAGCCATCACCGGGAAATCAAAGACGGCGGCTCCTACAGAAGCCAAGGATGATGGCAACAAGTAG
- the LOC121754728 gene encoding uncharacterized protein LOC121754728 — MENRFSEASTDLLSCMACLDPKNDFAAFNVHKLVHLATLYPKDFTSTQHTELFKQLETFVDVVRRDARLNGIEDLASLSQKIVETKKDKVFLLVFRLIELVLILPIVTASVERVFSEMKFVKTDLRNRMGDEWLNDSLVVYNERSIFASVSNERILKRFQDMDTRKNQLSRLTDARAT, encoded by the coding sequence ATGGAAAATCGTTTCTCTGAGGCATCCACAGACTTGCTAAGTTGTATGGCATGCCTCGATCCAAAAAATGATTTCGCTGCTTTTAATGTTCATAAGCTTGTTCATCTTGCTACTCTTTACCCAAAGGATTTCACATCGACTCAACATACTGAATTGTTTAAACAACTTGAAACTTTTGTTGATGTTGTGAGAAGAGATGCACGATTGAATGGTATTGAAGATTTGGCTAGCCTATCTCAGAAGATTGTTGAAACCAAGAAAGATAAAGTTTTTCTGTTGGTCTTTCGTCTGATTGAGTTGGTATTGATCTTACCTATAGTGACTGCATCTGTTGAAAGAGTATTTTCagaaatgaaatttgtcaaGACTGACTTGCGGAATAGGATGGGAGATGAGTGGTTGAATGACAGTTTGGTAGTATACAATGAAAGATCCATCTTTGCTAGTGTTTCTAATGAAAGAATCTTGAAACGTTTTCAAGATATGGATACCCGTAAAAATCAGTTGTCTCGGTTAACAGATGCTAGAGCTACTTGA